The proteins below are encoded in one region of Peribacillus muralis:
- the opp4A gene encoding oligopeptide ABC transporter substrate-binding protein, translated as MKIKGYMKVLSALAISSILLAACSDDTEKSSTKEKKGKAVEQVDASKFPTKTTNQAEPIKGGHLTYGLVSDTPFEGILNKVFYQGDPDNQVISFFDEDLLDTDENYVFTNDGAASYEISDDHKTVTLTIKDNVNWQDGKPVTGADLEYAYLVMGSKDYKGVRYDEQMALIEGMEEYHAGKADSISGIKVDGKKIIFTFKKGNPSVTTGLWTYPLHKEYLKDVPIADLESSDKIRKNPIGFGPFKVKKIVQGEAVEFEANKDYYRGAPKLDSVTLKVVNPSVVVKSLENGDLDVAKVLAEQYDQAKELDNVELLGKVELAYSYIGFNFGQYDKEKEENVMDENPKFKDKRLRQAMAYAINNEEVGEKMFKGLRFPANSVITPNFKYNNKDLKAYEYNPEKAKKLLDEAGFVDTNNDGIREDADGKKFKINFASMSGSDVSEPLARYYIQQWEQVGIDVELLDGRLHEFNSFYDLLKKDNDDVDMYQAAWGVASDPDPSGLWSRSAEFNYTRWVNDKNDELLAKGISEEAFDDQFRIDTYNEWQELIHDEVPVIPTLFRYELAGVNDRVTGYDFLAGRQYQWHNVGVTK; from the coding sequence ATGAAGATCAAAGGCTATATGAAAGTATTAAGTGCATTGGCAATTTCGTCCATCCTGCTTGCTGCATGTTCGGATGATACCGAGAAATCGTCAACGAAAGAGAAAAAAGGGAAGGCGGTCGAGCAGGTCGATGCTTCTAAATTCCCGACAAAAACGACTAATCAGGCAGAGCCAATCAAAGGCGGTCACCTGACATATGGTTTGGTATCCGATACACCGTTTGAAGGAATCCTGAATAAAGTTTTCTATCAAGGCGATCCCGATAACCAAGTTATCTCATTCTTTGATGAGGATTTATTGGATACTGATGAAAACTATGTATTCACGAATGACGGCGCCGCTTCCTATGAAATTTCAGACGATCATAAAACGGTTACGCTGACGATTAAAGACAATGTTAATTGGCAGGATGGCAAGCCTGTGACAGGTGCCGACTTGGAATATGCCTACCTTGTAATGGGAAGTAAGGATTATAAAGGTGTGCGCTATGATGAACAAATGGCTTTAATCGAAGGTATGGAAGAATATCATGCTGGAAAAGCGGATAGCATTTCAGGTATTAAAGTAGACGGCAAGAAAATCATCTTCACATTCAAGAAAGGGAATCCATCCGTGACGACTGGCTTATGGACATATCCGCTTCACAAAGAATACTTAAAAGATGTTCCGATTGCAGATTTGGAATCATCGGATAAAATCCGGAAGAATCCAATCGGGTTCGGACCATTCAAAGTGAAGAAAATCGTTCAAGGTGAAGCTGTGGAATTCGAAGCGAACAAGGATTATTATCGCGGTGCACCTAAATTGGACAGTGTCACTTTGAAAGTCGTGAATCCTTCCGTTGTCGTAAAATCCCTTGAAAATGGTGACCTTGATGTAGCGAAAGTCCTGGCTGAGCAATATGATCAGGCCAAGGAACTTGACAATGTCGAATTATTAGGGAAAGTTGAATTGGCTTATTCTTATATTGGCTTCAATTTCGGTCAATATGACAAGGAAAAAGAAGAAAATGTCATGGACGAGAATCCGAAATTCAAAGACAAGCGTTTACGTCAGGCAATGGCATATGCCATCAACAATGAAGAAGTCGGCGAAAAGATGTTCAAGGGGCTCCGTTTCCCTGCCAACTCCGTCATTACACCTAACTTTAAATATAACAATAAAGATTTAAAAGCCTATGAATATAATCCGGAAAAAGCAAAAAAACTTTTGGATGAAGCAGGTTTTGTGGATACCAATAATGATGGCATTCGTGAAGATGCGGATGGGAAAAAATTCAAGATCAATTTTGCATCAATGAGCGGTTCCGATGTTTCAGAGCCGCTTGCAAGATATTATATCCAACAATGGGAGCAAGTTGGCATAGACGTTGAATTGTTGGATGGAAGGCTTCATGAGTTCAATTCCTTCTATGACCTATTGAAAAAAGATAATGACGATGTTGATATGTATCAAGCTGCATGGGGCGTCGCTTCCGATCCAGATCCATCAGGGTTATGGTCAAGGTCTGCGGAATTCAACTATACTCGCTGGGTGAACGATAAAAATGATGAGCTTCTAGCGAAAGGCATCTCAGAGGAAGCCTTTGATGATCAGTTTCGGATCGATACTTATAATGAGTGGCAAGAATTGATTCATGATGAGGTTCCTGTGATTCCGACATTATTCCGTTATGAATTGGCTGGAGTGAATGACCGTGTCACTGGTTATGATTTTCTGGCAGGACGCCAATATCAATGGCATAATGTAGGCGTTACTAAATAA
- a CDS encoding M42 family metallopeptidase, with protein MINEKEIVSYIKELVTIPSPSGYTEEAIKYAAEFMEKRKIPYEITNKGALLASLKGEDDSRHRLLTAHVDTLGAMVKEIKPNGRLKLTMIGGFRWNSVEGEYCKIHTAEGAIITGTILINQTSVHVYKNAGDAKRDEETMEVRIDAVVKTKAETEAIGISVGDFVSFEPRVEVTDTGFLKSRHLDDKASVGILLHIIDLISAGKITLACTTHFLISNNEEIGYGGNSNIPEQTVEYLAVDMGAIGDGQATDEYSVSICAKDSSGPYHYQLRQHLVALSQANAIDYRVDIYPYYGSDASAAIRAGHDVVHGLIGPGIDASHAFERTHLSSLKHTANLILHYIESEMM; from the coding sequence ATGATCAACGAAAAGGAAATCGTATCATACATAAAAGAGTTAGTGACGATACCTAGTCCCTCCGGATATACAGAGGAAGCGATTAAATACGCGGCCGAGTTCATGGAGAAAAGGAAGATTCCATACGAAATCACGAATAAGGGTGCGTTACTTGCTTCATTAAAGGGCGAAGATGACAGCAGACATCGTTTGCTGACGGCACATGTCGATACGCTGGGAGCGATGGTTAAGGAAATCAAGCCGAATGGCCGCCTTAAACTGACGATGATTGGCGGTTTTCGCTGGAATTCGGTGGAAGGGGAATATTGTAAAATCCATACTGCTGAAGGGGCAATCATCACAGGGACGATATTAATCAACCAAACCTCTGTCCACGTTTATAAAAATGCCGGAGATGCGAAGCGTGATGAAGAGACAATGGAGGTCCGGATAGATGCTGTCGTGAAAACGAAAGCGGAAACGGAAGCGATAGGCATTTCCGTTGGCGATTTTGTCTCTTTTGAGCCAAGAGTGGAAGTCACGGATACAGGATTCTTGAAATCAAGGCATTTGGATGATAAAGCAAGCGTCGGCATCCTGCTTCATATCATTGACCTCATTTCTGCAGGGAAAATCACATTGGCATGTACGACCCATTTCCTGATCTCCAATAACGAAGAAATCGGTTATGGAGGCAATTCCAATATCCCTGAGCAAACAGTCGAATATCTGGCGGTGGATATGGGGGCGATCGGTGATGGCCAAGCGACGGATGAATACAGCGTCTCCATTTGCGCGAAAGACTCCTCAGGGCCGTATCATTATCAATTGCGTCAACATCTTGTCGCCCTGTCCCAAGCCAATGCAATCGATTACAGGGTCGATATTTACCCGTATTACGGTTCGGATGCTTCCGCTGCAATCCGGGCAGGCCATGATGTTGTGCACGGTTTGATCGGACCGGGAATCGACGCTTCCCACGCCTTTGAGCGGACTCACCTTTCGTCATTGAAACATACGGCCAATCTGATCTTGCATTATATCGAATCAGAGATGATGTAA
- a CDS encoding pyridoxamine 5'-phosphate oxidase family protein yields the protein MSQNQLKEKILNIISDSKTGVLSSVENNKPHSRYMTFFNDDLTLYTPSSSKTEKIEEIEKNPNVHILIGYENEGLGDSYLEISGTSKVNDSQELKDKLWNESFEHWFEGPNDPNYIILQIKPESIRLMNNNGEPPQELSL from the coding sequence ATGAGCCAAAACCAATTAAAAGAAAAAATATTGAATATCATCAGTGATTCTAAAACAGGAGTTTTATCATCTGTAGAAAATAACAAACCACATTCACGTTACATGACATTTTTCAACGACGATTTGACTTTATACACCCCATCCAGTTCAAAGACGGAAAAAATTGAAGAAATTGAAAAAAACCCTAATGTCCATATCCTGATCGGTTATGAGAATGAAGGGTTAGGCGATTCATATTTAGAAATATCAGGTACATCAAAAGTGAACGATTCCCAGGAACTAAAGGATAAATTATGGAATGAGTCGTTTGAACATTGGTTTGAAGGGCCAAATGATCCCAACTATATCATTCTGCAAATCAAGCCGGAAAGCATCCGATTGATGAATAACAATGGTGAGCCGCCACAAGAATTATCATTATAG
- a CDS encoding cyanophycinase — protein sequence MNCGELLIIGGAEDKCLEGEVLNKFVQLALRHSDGGIGILPTASEIPEEMSKQYIKIFRALGVDRVEVIKLDSREDAENPLICEQLKSLSALFITGGNQSRLSEQIGQSKFHQALSKAWHQGMVIAGTSAGASIIGKHMIVAADTMLNDDKLKVEIGIGFGFLDGLLIDQHFSQRGRFDRLLSAIAVNKELLGIGIDENTAILVKDGLFEVFGQHEVLVLDGSKSDYIHVTASDNGSEELTLTGFCLHALTRGYRFDLVTRKLLMKKGIQP from the coding sequence ATGAATTGTGGTGAATTACTTATCATTGGCGGCGCCGAGGATAAGTGCCTGGAAGGCGAAGTGTTAAATAAATTTGTTCAGCTCGCTCTCCGTCATTCCGATGGCGGGATTGGAATACTCCCCACAGCGAGTGAGATCCCTGAAGAAATGAGCAAACAGTATATCAAGATTTTTAGAGCTTTAGGAGTTGACAGGGTTGAAGTGATCAAGCTGGATTCAAGGGAAGATGCAGAAAACCCCCTCATTTGCGAACAGCTAAAATCGCTTTCCGCCCTTTTCATAACGGGAGGTAACCAAAGCCGGCTGTCTGAACAGATTGGACAATCCAAATTCCACCAAGCCCTTTCGAAAGCGTGGCATCAAGGAATGGTGATAGCGGGGACGAGTGCGGGTGCTTCCATTATCGGTAAGCATATGATTGTCGCGGCAGATACGATGCTGAATGATGATAAGTTAAAGGTCGAGATCGGGATAGGTTTCGGCTTTCTGGATGGCCTTTTGATCGATCAACATTTTTCCCAGCGCGGCCGTTTCGACCGTCTATTAAGTGCTATTGCGGTGAATAAAGAATTACTGGGCATTGGCATTGATGAAAATACGGCCATTTTAGTTAAAGATGGGCTTTTTGAAGTTTTCGGACAACATGAAGTCTTGGTGCTGGATGGCAGCAAAAGTGATTACATCCACGTCACTGCCTCCGATAATGGCAGTGAAGAGCTGACTCTCACGGGATTCTGCCTTCATGCACTTACAAGGGGCTATCGTTTTGACCTGGTGACCAGGAAATTGTTGATGAAAAAGGGGATCCAACCATGA
- the cphA gene encoding cyanophycin synthetase, translated as MIINRVRYLKGPNYFAYTPTICIELDLEELEEKPSDTISGFNEKLLNALPNLGNHTCSKGYRGGFAERLRQGTWMAHILEHMAIELQNMAGIDVIRGKTVMMEKKGHYQVTFEYQEPEAGLQAFLAAKEIAEAILKGEKEVHVQSYVKKIEDLYYKNKLGPSTEAIFMAAQKKNIPVERIGEDSLLRLGTGSRQKYVQATISSQTSSIAVENACDKSLTKSILKGCGLPVPEGAIAHSIEEIFDAADRLGFPLVIKPYNGRQGQGVITHIKNKDELFNVINCLEAYVEKFIVERHIEGHDYRLLIVNGELLATSLRLPPYVIGNGKETIRRLIEKENRNSLRGNGHEKPMSKIPLTHTVTCYLEKTNRTLGSIPKQGELVQVAGNANLSTGGKAIDVTEQVHPTIKKMAVAAAKAIGLDIAGIDFICEDISMPLDHSRTAIIEVNAAPGIRMHHYPSEGKKRDVGKAIIDYLFPSREDAAIPIIAVTGTNGKTTTTRMIHYFLSNDKTMVGMTNSDGVYIGEEIVDQGDCSGPISAGMVLAHPEVDVAVLETARGGILREGLAFRQCNVGIITNVSEDHLGCDGMDTMEDLVKLKRLIAEVVMDTGYCILNADDPKVAQMGAYTDGEVIYTSTDPSQPLVKEAIKGGQKVWFVNEQGMILHSSDSVTQPFMECTEIPITISGMARHNIANLLQALAAAHTQGISLDELRKKAVTFMPDTNLSKGRFNLKKLNERTIIIDYAHNEAGLKAIFETVSAYNRKHLITVLAGPGDRVDEELIRLAKAAAIHSDLFIIKEDDDLRGRKPFEVAELLQEAAVEAGLHKDRTRIVLNELDAFVNAWEASRPGDLLLFFYTDFEYVEKFFQKVSSNRLSAQ; from the coding sequence ATGATAATCAATCGAGTCCGTTATTTAAAAGGACCCAATTATTTTGCATATACACCGACGATCTGCATTGAATTGGATTTAGAGGAACTGGAAGAGAAACCTTCCGATACCATTTCAGGATTCAATGAAAAACTGTTGAATGCGCTCCCGAACCTAGGGAACCATACATGCTCCAAAGGCTATCGGGGAGGTTTCGCCGAGAGGCTGCGACAAGGTACATGGATGGCGCATATTTTGGAGCATATGGCGATAGAGCTTCAGAATATGGCAGGAATAGATGTCATTCGCGGAAAAACGGTCATGATGGAAAAGAAGGGACACTATCAAGTTACCTTTGAATATCAAGAGCCGGAAGCGGGTCTTCAAGCCTTTTTGGCAGCAAAGGAAATCGCGGAAGCCATCCTGAAAGGTGAAAAAGAGGTACATGTTCAATCATATGTTAAAAAAATAGAAGATTTATACTATAAAAATAAATTGGGACCAAGTACAGAAGCGATATTCATGGCTGCACAGAAAAAAAACATTCCTGTCGAACGAATTGGCGAGGATAGTTTACTTCGTTTAGGAACAGGTTCAAGGCAGAAGTATGTCCAGGCGACCATTTCAAGTCAAACTTCCAGTATCGCCGTCGAGAATGCGTGTGATAAATCGTTGACCAAATCGATTTTAAAAGGGTGTGGCCTTCCTGTTCCCGAAGGGGCGATAGCCCACTCCATCGAGGAAATTTTCGACGCGGCGGACAGGCTTGGTTTTCCGCTCGTTATCAAACCTTATAACGGCAGGCAGGGACAGGGGGTCATTACCCATATCAAGAATAAGGATGAACTTTTCAATGTCATCAATTGTTTGGAAGCGTACGTCGAGAAGTTCATTGTCGAACGGCATATAGAAGGACATGATTACCGTTTGCTTATCGTGAATGGGGAGCTCTTAGCCACAAGTTTGAGGCTTCCGCCCTATGTGATTGGAAACGGTAAAGAAACGATACGCAGATTGATAGAAAAGGAAAATCGTAATTCTTTGCGGGGCAATGGTCATGAAAAACCAATGTCTAAAATCCCGCTTACACATACCGTGACATGCTACTTGGAAAAAACGAACCGGACACTCGGCTCAATCCCTAAACAAGGAGAGCTGGTCCAAGTTGCCGGTAACGCGAATCTATCGACTGGAGGCAAAGCTATCGATGTAACGGAGCAGGTCCATCCAACCATAAAGAAAATGGCGGTTGCAGCTGCAAAAGCGATTGGATTGGATATTGCCGGAATCGATTTTATTTGCGAGGATATATCAATGCCGCTTGATCATTCACGGACAGCGATCATTGAAGTGAACGCTGCTCCGGGAATCCGGATGCATCATTACCCGAGTGAAGGGAAAAAAAGGGATGTAGGCAAAGCCATTATCGATTATTTGTTTCCGTCCCGGGAAGATGCTGCCATACCGATCATTGCAGTGACCGGAACGAATGGAAAAACGACGACGACCCGAATGATTCATTATTTCCTTTCAAACGATAAAACCATGGTTGGAATGACGAATTCCGATGGCGTCTATATAGGTGAAGAGATAGTGGATCAAGGCGATTGCAGCGGACCGATCAGTGCTGGAATGGTATTGGCCCATCCAGAAGTAGATGTTGCGGTTTTGGAGACGGCACGTGGAGGAATATTGCGTGAAGGCCTTGCTTTTCGCCAATGTAATGTGGGTATCATTACAAATGTGAGTGAGGATCATCTCGGCTGTGATGGAATGGATACGATGGAAGATCTTGTGAAATTAAAGCGCCTCATTGCCGAAGTCGTTATGGATACGGGGTATTGTATCCTGAATGCCGATGATCCGAAGGTGGCGCAAATGGGGGCATATACTGATGGGGAAGTCATTTATACCTCGACGGATCCCAGTCAGCCACTGGTGAAGGAAGCGATCAAGGGTGGTCAAAAGGTTTGGTTTGTTAATGAACAAGGCATGATTCTACATTCATCAGACAGTGTCACGCAACCGTTCATGGAATGCACCGAGATACCAATCACGATCTCGGGGATGGCCCGTCATAATATTGCCAATTTGCTTCAGGCATTAGCTGCAGCCCATACACAAGGTATATCGTTGGATGAACTACGAAAGAAGGCTGTCACATTTATGCCCGATACAAATTTGTCAAAAGGACGTTTCAATTTAAAGAAATTGAATGAACGAACGATCATCATCGACTATGCCCATAATGAGGCCGGATTGAAGGCGATATTCGAAACAGTGAGTGCCTATAACAGAAAACATCTTATCACTGTATTGGCCGGGCCGGGAGACCGTGTCGATGAGGAACTTATAAGGCTTGCCAAGGCAGCGGCCATCCATTCCGATTTATTCATCATCAAGGAAGATGATGATTTACGGGGAAGGAAGCCATTCGAAGTAGCCGAGCTGCTTCAGGAAGCTGCCGTAGAAGCAGGGCTGCATAAGGATCGGACCAGGATTGTTCTGAATGAATTGGATGCATTCGTCAACGCTTGGGAAGCATCTCGGCCAGGGGACCTGTTACTTTTCTTCTACACCGATTTCGAATATGTAGAGAAGTTTTTTCAAAAGGTTTCCAGCAATCGCTTATCGGCACAATAA
- the yidC gene encoding membrane protein insertase YidC, whose translation MKKKSVLLISVLILATVLLSGCSAATSGPFHTALVNPMTKMLEFNANLFNGNYGLSIIMMTFFIRLVLLPLTAKQYKTQLSMKTKMNGLKPEMTAIQQKIKETKDPAKQKALQQEMMQLYQKHGVNPLNMGCLPLLIQMPILMGFYYAIQGSHEIATHNFLWYSLGQPNIAMAIIAGVIYYFQSVISMRQMPEEQQKQMKLMSLLSPVMILFISFSAPAALPLYWSIGGLFMIAQSIILQRIYKKDHIIPAAGTETILKKS comes from the coding sequence TTGAAAAAGAAAAGCGTATTACTTATATCGGTACTGATCCTGGCAACGGTCCTTTTATCAGGTTGCTCCGCAGCCACAAGCGGTCCATTTCATACAGCTTTGGTCAACCCAATGACAAAAATGCTTGAATTCAATGCAAATTTATTTAATGGTAACTATGGGTTGAGCATCATCATGATGACATTTTTCATCCGTCTGGTCCTGCTTCCCTTGACTGCCAAGCAATATAAAACACAGCTCAGCATGAAAACGAAGATGAATGGCCTGAAGCCTGAAATGACAGCCATTCAACAAAAAATTAAAGAGACGAAAGATCCGGCTAAACAAAAGGCACTGCAGCAGGAAATGATGCAGCTTTACCAAAAGCATGGAGTCAACCCCTTAAACATGGGCTGTCTGCCACTTTTGATCCAAATGCCGATCTTGATGGGATTTTATTATGCGATTCAAGGATCCCATGAAATTGCGACACATAACTTCCTTTGGTACAGCCTAGGCCAGCCAAATATCGCCATGGCGATTATCGCAGGAGTCATTTATTATTTCCAATCGGTCATTTCCATGAGACAAATGCCCGAGGAACAGCAGAAACAAATGAAGCTGATGAGCCTACTCTCGCCAGTAATGATTTTATTCATTTCTTTCTCCGCTCCTGCCGCCTTGCCATTGTATTGGTCAATCGGTGGTTTATTCATGATTGCTCAGTCAATCATCCTGCAACGCATATATAAAAAAGATCACATCATCCCTGCCGCCGGGACTGAGACAATTCTCAAAAAAAGCTGA
- a CDS encoding glycerophosphodiester phosphodiesterase, translated as MNEYFLIILLIVLVLFVLKLGSKRAFQKNFNIQHSPLKIGHRGAAGYCPENTIASYKKAIELGAEVLELDIHLSKDDVLVVHHDPTLDRTTSGKGNIRDFTAAQLKEMDAGSWFHARFINERIPLLSEILEGFRSEAGFLIEIKHPSLYPGIEGKLAEELRKFTESASITNPIMVHSFDAESMKRFHLLMPDVQVGVLIKRRIAEDKIKEIAEYASFLNPKQTILNPKFQQRIQKHGLKVYTWTVNNKKRMRMFEQMRVDGIISDFPDYFSD; from the coding sequence ATGAATGAATATTTCCTGATAATCTTGTTAATCGTACTTGTCCTCTTCGTCCTTAAGCTTGGCTCGAAGCGTGCTTTCCAAAAAAACTTCAATATCCAGCATTCCCCCCTCAAAATCGGACATCGCGGCGCCGCTGGATATTGCCCTGAGAATACAATCGCTTCTTACAAAAAAGCGATTGAATTGGGAGCCGAAGTACTTGAGTTGGATATTCATCTTAGTAAGGATGATGTACTCGTGGTTCATCATGACCCAACGCTGGATCGAACGACAAGCGGTAAAGGGAACATACGTGATTTTACAGCTGCCCAATTAAAGGAAATGGATGCCGGGAGCTGGTTTCATGCCCGTTTCATAAACGAACGCATCCCTTTATTGAGTGAAATATTGGAAGGATTCCGGTCCGAAGCTGGCTTCTTGATTGAAATAAAACATCCGTCTCTTTATCCCGGCATTGAAGGAAAACTTGCAGAAGAGTTAAGGAAATTCACCGAATCTGCCTCCATTACTAATCCGATCATGGTTCATTCGTTTGATGCAGAATCCATGAAAAGATTTCATCTATTGATGCCGGACGTGCAAGTGGGGGTTTTAATAAAGCGACGGATTGCTGAAGATAAAATAAAGGAAATAGCAGAGTATGCATCATTTTTAAATCCGAAGCAAACGATCCTGAATCCGAAGTTTCAGCAGCGTATCCAAAAGCATGGATTGAAAGTATATACTTGGACAGTCAACAATAAAAAACGCATGCGCATGTTCGAGCAAATGAGGGTAGATGGCATCATTTCCGATTTCCCTGATTATTTCTCGGATTGA